The stretch of DNA ATTTTTTCTGTATTTACAACTGGTTGTGCAGAATTTGAAGAATTATAAGCATTTTTATTTCCACTAGCTTTTATAATATCTTCAAAATATAAAAAGTTTCCCGTTACATAAATCTGATTTGATAAACTATCTTTTGGACTTATTACTATTAATATTTTTTTATTTTCAACTATTGATTTTAATGAATCTAAACTATTATTTATTCCATCTACAAGTTCTTTTGATTTCTCTTCTTTTTTAAATAATATTCCTAATTCTAAAATAGTATTTTTAATATTTTCTATTGTTTTAGTTTTATAAGATAATACTTTTATATTTAAAGCTTGCAAATTTTTTGTTAAATTTTCATCATAATCTTGACCAATTACAATAGTTGGTTTTGCTTCTAATAATTTTTCCAAAGAGATAGAAGAATAGCCACCTATTTTTTTGATATTTTTTGACTCAGCTGGATAATCACAAAAACTTGTATTTGCTACAACACTTTGCCCATTTCCCAAAGCAAAAACTATCTCATTTATCGAAGGAGAAAGAGTTACAATTCTTTCTTCTCCAAATAAATTTATACAAAAAAGAAGTATAAATAAGAATTTTTTCATTAAAATTTAACTTTCATACCAGCATAATAAGTTCGTTCAAAATTAACAGGATAAATA from Arcobacter suis CECT 7833 encodes:
- a CDS encoding ABC transporter substrate-binding protein, which gives rise to MKKFLFILLFCINLFGEERIVTLSPSINEIVFALGNGQSVVANTSFCDYPAESKNIKKIGGYSSISLEKLLEAKPTIVIGQDYDENLTKNLQALNIKVLSYKTKTIENIKNTILELGILFKKEEKSKELVDGINNSLDSLKSIVENKKILIVISPKDSLSNQIYVTGNFLYFEDIIKASGNKNAYNSSNSAQPVVNTEKIINMNPDIIVLLAPFYEGKTKELEEIKELWAKLPINASKQNNIYAIDKEYAGIPSQRVKYFIDDFRKILENVRNK